A window of Zingiber officinale cultivar Zhangliang chromosome 5A, Zo_v1.1, whole genome shotgun sequence contains these coding sequences:
- the LOC121981223 gene encoding protein SPA1-RELATED 2-like isoform X2: MERSEEVNEIIEDSGPDAPHFKRVEIDKAPEEPNCDSALETQAHINLEDAEWSEHFALLHPPGLFGNSVTEKDLNVDMPTDSGRQPHCSGLNSLGRQEEMVEELTLKSYRNPNLSTGSSTGSGEKPSNKLGLWKNFTRLTGKSRDKDVSESFSVDHSDDLDNKVLPPSSGTKRMLVTQSEPKPSGLSDHISKAHKHLSSNTEPTNSPVVLQTKVPSGFGFHQYLLKTSLKGKGVTFQGKYNAPGTVISQHVEQPSASLGITLASSHTPSAKADAILFDKVETSNPYKGEIILREWLKPKDQKINKAERMHIFKQIVDFVDICHSRQIILQNLRPSYFVKLPSNQVKYIGSFAPQSEIEHQDSVGRYIHHLDSRLKRKKGSDQDNDTRQVSSVKLQKFHGLKCFSSEHPTCPSSSDFEGVDHLEHDADNFRSSNPSNDSMVLKLDRKNMHGNSSFISQQSTLPKLEESWYASPEEINDHTCSFSTNVYSLGLLLFELLCCCKTWKLHSAALLNLRHRILPPTFVSENLKEVGFILWLLHPDPSCRPRPRDILQSDLLNESKDLLSVDKSSALVEEEDAESDLLLYFLSSLKEEKVKQASKLEAELAWLKADIEEAEKRHLSRAQLYLDSTKFLLNRVDSSSMNENTVSHIQQLQSHSKSNKYEQRLMKNFDQLENAYFSQISKIDTAGPITAIHSDCGVLKNSNRYSLIQNDANEAKDCLGTFFNGLCKYARYSKFEVCGSLKKVDTFNSVNVICALSFDRDEDYFAAAGVSKKIKIFEFGALLNDNLDVHYPLVEMSSRSKLSCVCWNTYINSYLASADYEGVVQFSYGMQVLGMDSLGSQSTRNEHGLSISLLLIQLSWQVEVMTAL, encoded by the exons AAGAAGTAAATGAGATAATTGAGGACTCAGGGCCTGATGCTCCTCATTTCAAAAGAGTAGAGATTGACAAAGCACCAGAGGAGCCAAATTGTGATTCTGCACTAGAAACGCAAGCACATATTAACCTTGAAGATGCTGAATGGTCTGAACACTTTGCATTGCTGCACCCACCTGGGTTGTTTGGTAACAGTGTCACAGAAAAGGACTTAAATGTTGATATGCCAACAGATTCTGGACGTCAACCACACTGCTCAGGCCTCAACTCTCTAGGGAGACAGGAAGAGATGGTGGAAGAGTTGACTCTGAAAAGCTATAGGAATCCTAACTTGTCTACAGGAAGTAGCACAGGTAGCGGGGAGAAACCATCAAATAAGTTGGGTCTATGGAAGAATTTCACAAGGCTTACAGGGAAATCAAGAGACAAAGATGTGAGTGAATCCTTTTCAGTGGATCACAGTGATGATTTGGACAACAAGGTTTTGCCTCCATCATCAGGTACAAAGAGAATGCTAGTGACACAGTCTGAGCCAAAACCTTCTGGATTGTCTGATCATATATCTAAGGCTCACAAGCATCTCAGCTCAAATACCGAGCCAACAAATTCTCCTGTTGTGCTTCAGACTAAGGTTCCCTCTGGGTTTGGATTTCACCAATACTTGTTGAAGACTTCACTAAAGGGTAAAGGAGTCACATTTCAAGGAAAGTATAATGCTCCTGGCACTGTGATTTCTCAACATGTTGAACAACCTAGTGCTAGCTTGGGCATCACTTTGGCATCATCTCACACTCCTAGTGCTAAAGCAGATGCTATCTTGTTTGACAAGGTAGAAACTTCAAATCCTTATAAAGGAGAAATTATCTTGAGGGAGTGGCTTAAGCCTAAAGACCAAAAGATAAATAAGGCTGAACGCATGCATATATTTAAGCAGATTGTGGATTTTGTTGACATCTGTCACTCCCGACAGATCATTTTACAAAATTTACGACCGTCATATTTTGTCAAGTTGCCCTCAAATCAAGTTAAATACATTGGCTCGTTTGCCCCACAGAGTGAGATAGAGCATCAAGATTCTGTGGGACGATATATTCACCATCTAGACAGCCGTTTGAAAAGAAAGAAGGGCAGTGACCAGGATAATGACACTCGTCAAGTTTCTTCGGTGAAGCTACAGAAATTTCATGGTCTTAAGTGCTTTAGTAGTGAGCACCCCACATGCCCGTCAAGCAGTGATTTTGAAGGTGTTGATCATCTTGAACATGATGCTGATAATTTCAGATCAAGCAATCCTAGCAATGATTCTATGGTATTAAAATTGGACAGAAAGAATATGCACGGCAATTCTAGTTTCATCAGCCAACAGTCCACACTACCGAAATTGGAGGAGAGTTGGTATGCTAGTCCTGAGGAAATAAATGATCACACATGCTCTTTTTCAACAAATGTTTACAGTCTTGGGCTTCTTCTGTTTGAG TTGTTATGCTGCTGCAAAACTTGGAAACTCCATTCTGCTGCACTGTTGAATCTGCGCCACCGTATTCTTCCACCAACCTTTGTGTCAGAAAATCTTAAGGAAGTTGGCTTTATTCTTTGGTTGTTGCATCCTGACCCTTCTTGTCGCCCAAGACCAAG GGATATTCTTCAAAGTGATCTGTTAAATGAAAGTAAAGATTTGCTCTCGGTAGATAAATCATCAGCTTTGGTAGAAGAGGAAGATGCAGAATcagatttgttattgtattttcTTTCATCTTTGAAAGAAGAAAAAGTGAAGCAGGCCTCAAAGCTAGAAGCAGAACTTGCCTGGTTAAAGGCAGATATAGAGGAGGCTGAAAAAAGGCACTTATCAAGAGCTCAGTTATATTTGGATAGCACAAAGTTCCTATTAAATCGCGTAGATTCTTCCAGCATGAATGAAAACACAGTATCACATATTCAACAACTACAATCACATTCCAAATCAAATAAATATGAGCAGAGGTTGATGAAGAATTTTGATCAACTAGAAAATGCATACTTCTCTCAAATCTCAAAAATTGACACAGCTGGTCCTATTACTGCAATCCATTCTGACTGTGGCGTTTTGAAGAATAGTAATAGATATTCCCTTATTCAGAATGATGCAAATGAAGCAAAGGATTGTCTGGGCACCTTCTTTAATGGTTTGTGCAAGTATGCTCGGTATAGTAAATTTGAAGTTTGTGGGAGTTTGAAAAAGGTAGACACCTTCAACTCTGTGAATGTCATTTGTGCTTTGAGTTTTGACCGTGATGAGGATTACTTTGCTGCTGCTGGAGTATCGAagaaaattaagatttttgaGTTTGGTGCGCTTTTGAATGACAATTTGGATGTTCATTACCCACTGGTTGAAATGTCTAGTAGATCCAAGCTCAGCTGTGTCTGTTGGAATACTTATATAAATAGTTATTTGGCTTCAGCAGATTATGAAGGTGTCGTCCAG